One Fulvia fulva chromosome 8, complete sequence DNA window includes the following coding sequences:
- a CDS encoding Ecp36-1, which produces MYFLRLLSVILLAASPTLAKRGSGGECRTQSDCCYCDPGSGCILSCQADRSSTTGYRCITSRQSACNVAGCSC; this is translated from the exons ATGTATTTTCTACGACTTCTCTCGGTAATACTATTGGCTGCATCCCCAACTCTAGCAAAACGTGGATCGGGCG GCGAGTGTAGGACACAGTCGGATTGCTGCTACTGTGACCCTGGTAGTGGCTGTATACTCAGTTGTCAAG CCGATAGAAGTTCTACCACAGGCTATAGATGCATTACTTCTCGACAATCAGCTTGTAACGTAGCTGGTTGTAGTTGTTAG